The sequence TCCGATATGGAACTTACAAAAATTCCCTAATGATGCACCTCTAATATATATCACACAGTTCAAAATTTAGTAAAGATTGAGCTCATCTGATGCTTTAAAAATTCAGCAAagtttatattatttatttcttcaaaatttcaaatttgtttgagattcaacttcaaaaattttcaaatttgggTTATCTATACTCTCCCTATCACTATGctaattttatgattttttattCACGTTTGCTACCTCAGTcgagtgaaaaaaaaagagagagagagaatgcagaaaaatctatgaaaaatataaaaattgtaAAATCACCAACAAACGGTTTTGATAGGCTGGATATTgattttgtagttgaaagataaaaatcagacttttgcgatgACTGAAGGAGGAAAAAATCTCAAGAGAAATGGTAACACGTCTTTATTCCAATCGAGCCCGCGTTGCCTTCCGGTTCCGGCCCAACTGAGTCCACAACAAGCTAGCGAGCAGTAGACGCAAATTGAGGCGGCGAGAAGATCAAAGGAATATTCCTGACGGCCAATGGCAAGAGTCATTCAGttcaaaaatatacaaatagcaAATCAACGGAGGAAGATTACGTGAACCAGCGAATGGTTGGACACCCCTTGGATGCCGCCAATCGAAACGCTCCGCTTACTGCAGGTTGCACACGTTAGCATTTGGGTGGGGGATTAAGCTGACGATCACTTGTTTATATTGACCAACTCTTgaagtacctaacagactttaGAGCTTTCACCAACTCCGTAGGCAGTTTCTTCTCAACTTTCACATCATTTGTTAAAGATTTATGAAGTATTCTTCATCAAAAACATCTGAAAATTGCTGATCTGACTAAACAACTTTAATCCCGTCACAACAGATATTTGAACAtcaattagaagtattaaatataaactaattacaaaactaaatatataaatagagtctaatttacgagacgaatttattaagtctaattaattcatcagtAGCATATATTTACTATAGCACAACCTGAGCAAATTATGAACTTAGGCTTAATAGTTTATTCTCGtgtatgcaattaattttataattactctatatttaatatttttaattggtGTCCAAATCCGATATGGCGGATACTAAACTTTAACTCCTAATCCAAACGGCACAGATCGAAAATCGAAAGCATCTCTCTAGTTTCGCTCCTGCTGCGCGTCAACTTCCACTCCGTCCTGCTTATTTCATCTCTTCGCTTGTGCTGCTGTGCAGCTGCTCTGCTTCCCCTCCCGGTCCCATGGCTTCGCTGGATCCCACAGACTTGATTGATTCCCTTCTGGCCATGCGCAAGGCGGTCCGCGTGCTGTGCACATACTGGAGGTGCCTGTTCCCAGTGTTCATCGGGGCCTATCTGTTCCACCTTGCACAGACCACGTTGCTGCTGAAGCTGGCAAGCCCCAGGATCAACCTCGACTCCATACCCTTCTACGTCTACGAGATAAAAGACAATTCAACCGCGCCAACAGCTGACGGCCTCGTGGCCATGGCCGTTAAGACTTCAGGCATGGAAATCTCGCCCTTGTGGAAACTCCACTTCGTAGGGTATCTATTGTGGATGTTGTCCATGACGGTTATCGCGCTTTCTTTCGCCAACGCCTATCGTGAAGGTAgtaccttttctttctttctttttcgatTTGGTGAAGGTATATCCAACTTCAATCAGCCTCTTTGCTATTTATGATGGTCCATCATTTAATTAATAAATTGTTTTGCTTTTCTGCTAAGCCTACAATCACCTTGTCGTGCTCAAAAATACTCCTCATCTATTTCACAATATTTGTCATTCTACGATTCAAAAAATTTCTCAAATGATTTGTCATTCTTACATGCCAAAGCATTGATAACTCTCCACACAATCACATCACTTTCCCCCCTTAATTCCACTCCCTAGCCAAATGGACCAGCCAATTGGGATGCAAGCTATTAAGGACCAATTGGGACGTACTTAATGAGGGAATTAATTCTCTTTGATGCTCCTTTTATTTGTGTGATGTATAACTATAATGATAAGTATTGTGAAACGAGGGAAGTGTGACTTTGCTACCTGCTTCCTCTGTCGAGAAATATAGTTTCTAGATTGTCATAAGTCAAACCTTTTAAACCAACATTATTAAAAAGGTGTTGGTGCATTGGTACTGCaatcagagagcatgtcaagcagtagaagataaaaaaagaagaagataagAACATAAAAATGATATTGCTCGGTTCATCATGAAACGAATTATCACAATATGCAACTATTTTAATTTAAAATCATTTATATTTATAGATATCATTGGTTAAACTTTAAAAAGTTTGACTTAGAACCAACCTAGAAGTGACTATATTTCTGAACGAGTAAAATGCATCagaggtccatcaacttgtaagagggtgtcacttaggtccatcaactttgAAATTGTATTTTTTGGTCCATAAATTTTAATTTGTGTCACTTTGGTCCACAAACTCTGGAAGTCCATTTCTAGATCCATAAACTTATAATTTGTGTCACCTAGGTCCATACCCCTCTAGTTAGCCTTCACGCGCCGATATCGCACCAATATTAATCTACACGGTGCCCACACGTTGATGGAGTTTCGCCAGAAGGGTGAAATTTGATCCGCGATTTTGAATCAAGAGTATGGAGAGGAGATAAGAGGGATGAAAGATTTATTTTGAACCTTATTGACATGTATTAGGGTTTAAAGGTGAGCTTACGGACTGTCATTGGTGAGTTCTGGATCTTATATCTAGAGATGACCGTGTAATATGggtggagaggaggggtgaTGGCTTGGGAAAGATGGAAAGATGTCACAGAGAGACTCAACAATATGTGTACCGTGGTAGGGGATATTACGTCCTCTGTTGCGCGGGTAGCCGGATATGGTGGCACCAGATGCTGTGGTGAAAAATCTTGTGACGACGTTCAACTTGGATCAATCCAAAGTAGTTCTCAGTGAGTGTTTAAAATATATTCATGGATAGCGATATCGGGGTAATCTTTGTGGGCACATCTATGGCCACATGACTGCTCATCGATGAAGTTTATGGATCTAAAAATGCACTTTTGGAGTTGATGGATCTAAGTggcacaaattacaagtttatggacccaaAATGTACTTTCAGAGTTTATGGACATAAATGACATAAATTACAAGTTGGTGGACCTAGAAATGCACTTTTGAAGTTTGAGGATCTAAATGACATACCCTAACAAGTTGGTGGACctctggtgcattttactctttcagAGTTTATCATCTTAAATTTGGTATgatatttgatttgatttggttgTATCAAAATTGACTTCACAATTACCTATGGTCATGTAACTCATTTGTCCCCTTAAAGCATGGATAGTTTAAAGGCCTGAATTGAATATTTTATGTAGTTGGAGAACCAGATAGACTGAGGGATTGTCTGAAAAAAAACATTCCCTCCCAATAAATTGAGCGGAAAATGAACTAATGTTTCTTCCAATCCCCATCAATCCGTATGGATACAAGGGGATTCACCTCTATACCAACAAGTTATGGATTGGTTTTAGTTCGCTATGTAATTTTCATACCAAATATCATTATTACAGCATATTTTTCATGTGGACAGCTGTAGACAGAAGACCTAGGACAAGGGATCAGGAGCAAAGGCAAGGCATCGCTATCTCGACCTGGAGAAAGTGCAAGAGTTTGGCATTTGCATTGGTAATCTGGGATGCCGTGGGCGCAATACTGGGCGAAATACTGGACGAACAAGGTGATCAGTTGGCCTATTTTTTCGGCAGCCTTGGCTGCGCCGTGTACCTGGTCGCCGTGATGATCATTCAAGAAGAAGGCCTCTCCGGACGCCGGGCGATCCAAAAGGCGTGCACTCTCGTGGGACGCAGAATCAAGGACTTCCCCATCTACCACTGCACGTCACTATTAGTTTTGTCTGCTCTGATGTTTGTCTCCTGGGCATTTTCTGAAGTACTACACGGGAAGGAACCGGGTCCGCCCACGACTAGGGAGGACACGGCCGCTGAAATATTCAGGTTTTCTCTCGTCTCAGCCTTTGTGGCTGCAGGTAATCAGTCAGTCTTCTGCTTTGTGGCCATAACGAGACAAGAAGAGCAATGAACGGCGCCTGCGTAACGCCGCGGTAACGCCGGTAAGTATAGGCATGTTTGTTACTTCCTCCGCTCAGaaattataatttgtttgattctttttatcttaaatttgaccactcattttatttaaaaattcaTGCAAAATATAACTTTTTTGTTATGgctatttattaataaaagtttTTTAACAATAACTTAAATTTTACTatatttgtataatttttttaaattaagaTGAGTGTCAAATTTAGAGTCGAAAAAGTCAAGCgcattataatttggaatgaagTGAGTACTTCATTTCACAAACGCTTAACCCTGTTCGCATAGAGCATCCCGTGCATGGTGCTTTCAAAAGGGGTGGCCTTCGCATGGTACTCTATAAAATATGGTCTACTGTCAGCATAAAAACATGGCAGCGATAAATTGTTTTACAAGGAAAACAATCGCCGCAATAGCAAGGATAATCAGTAGGAGTTTTCAATGAGTAGTTCCGTCAAACCCATCCACCATGGGGGCGGGCCTCAGCCAATGGGAAGATTCGTAGCTTCTAGTTTGTTCACTACTGTCTCAGCGTACAGGAGGAGGCAGAGACGCCATCCACTACTTGGACTACGTCCAGCGGGAACCAGGACGTCTACAAGCGGGAGGAAGAGGACCAGAGGAGCCCGAGGAAGAGCGGGCGCGCGCTGAGGAGGCCACATCATCACCAGGCCAAGCGCACATGGCAATCGGGGTCCACGCAGAGGACGCCAAATCATCACTAGGCCGGGCGCGCAAGGCAATGGGTGGCACTGAAGGCCCGAGGCCCAAGAGGCTTCGCCGGCCCAACAGCAAGTACTTCGGGCCGGACTGGACCAAGTAGAGGAGACGTCCATCTCTAGTTGTTCATTATGATTTAGATAACAGTGGATACCTAACTGTggattaatctaaaaaaaactaaCTGTGGATTGGACTATGTCCATATACATAATTTAAAAATCCTGCAAATATGAGCTTATAAATTCACAatcatcaaaatcacaaactatCATCTAAGGGAACCATATTTTTTACACCGGTGGCTTCAGATGTCCTCTATTTGTGACTTAGTGCAGCATGTACATGAGTACGGCGAGCTGGGAACGGGAACGCTGAATAAGCTGCCGAGGAGGTGAGGCCAGATGGGGCAGGCAATTTCTTCCTGTGCCCCTTCGATACTTCTGTAGCCGCCACGCATTTGCTTTTGTGATTCTTCTTGTACAGTGACCATCGTCGTAGCGACCAATTGCTTTCTTTTGTAAAAGTTTTGGTGCATCTTGTTCTTCAGTCTACCTCGTCTTCTAGACCCCATTTTCAAACAAAAGAGTTCCTTGTGCTGTGTAGTGAACACAACCTAAGAGTTGCAGTGTACTGAACTAAGCCACTGCATACGGTGCCGTAGACCGTTACTTGCTTACATAACCCTCTCTGCATCGATCAAGTAGCCAACCGAGCCCATAATCTTGTTGCATTGCTAACCACCTATAAGCATGATCATTGAGTTTTTTTAGAAGCGAACGACCTGTAAAGAATGGTGTTGCATTGCTAACCACCTATATAAGCATGTACATTGAGTTGGACGAAGAATGATCAGGTCTATAGATGTGACCTATTATGTCCAGGATAGAGACTTGACCAATGCCACAGGGCAATCTGTAAAGTTTTTTTTAGAAGCGAACCACCTGTAAAGAATGGTGAGCCTATATGCAGAGCCTGCTTGGTTCAGTTCCAAAATTTACCTCGCCAAAATGAGGGCAAGCCAAAATATTGGCATGCCAATTGGTCTGCTCGCTTCAGCTAAATCCATCGGCTGCAGCCATAGCTGCACAGCCCAGCTGCTCGGCTGCAGGGCCAAGCAGCAAGTTGATGCCATTTTTTCTGGTTGCATGACTGCAGCAAGCAGCTGGTGGTGCGGTTGCTGCAGCTGCGACCACAGTAATTTGTACCAAGCGCTTCTAAAATTTTTGTCAAAATTTGGACAAGAATTTTTGAACAACACTTGGTTTGGTGCCAAAATGTGTTAGCCAATATATTGGCCACTGATTCGTTTTATGTCAATATCAATTGCCAATGTGGTAGAATAGCTGTACCTGAGACTGAGTGAGTAGGATAGGGCACAAAGGAGAAAAGGAATGCTCACGAGGGGGCAGAGCCGAAACGTGGGCACCGAAACACTGTCAATTTAGTTAGAGAGTTCGGCCTGCCAATTTATTTTGGATCAAgtgaggggccgtttagttccctgggtgaaaaattttggatgtcaaatcgattgtttgaccagatgtcgggagggcttttcggatactaattaaaaaactaatttcagaattcacttggaaaccgcgagacgaatcttttgaggcctttgaccgcatcattagaacatgtgggttactgtagcacttatggctaatcatgcaataattaggcttaaaagattcgtctcgtcgtgtacatccaaactgtataattagttttgttatttaattacatttagtacttcatacatttgtttaaaggggagttgaaaatttttgggaactaaacggcccctgagCGCCAAAGTTTCAACATGACAGTAGTTTTGGCAGGGCACATATTGGGCCTAAACCAAATAGGCCCACAGTGCAGGATATTTCTGATGTGTTGGGTTCGTAAGTCTGTTGCGAATCAAGCAGAAAGAAACTGACTATCACTGGACGATACTGGTGTGGATTGTGGATACTTTTACAGTACTTTTCAGTATATACACACACATGAATGGTGATGCTGCTGACTCGCAGAGGAACGAAGCGTTTGGCTGCAAGCGGAGAGGCGGCCACGGACAGATCGGAGCGCGCGTCCCGCCCGTCGGCCCGGCTCTGGCGGCAGCCGCCCGCCGCGCACTGGGACGCGTGGCTTGCAAGTGGCAGGAGACAGATGCGTCTCGTGTGTGACTCCACGCCGCGGCCAAGCCGTCTTTACCGCCCTTGCTCCACAAATCATTATAAAGATATTAGGGGCCGTTTGGCGTCGCTTCGGCCAGCTTCGGCTTTGTCCGACGCGGACACTATTTGTCACTGTAAATACTGTGCAACACTGTTGAATTTTGTAGCGCGAAGCCAGAATGGGAGCCGAGGTGGGAAAATGAGCTAGCAAAGTGGTGAACAGTAGTGAAGCTGGGAAAATGCAGAGCAAGTGAAGCAGTACCAAACGAGCCCTTACTATCAGCTGATGCTACTTAATTTCTAGTGATGAGCTAGTGTTGTGCTGACTACCGACGATTTATGTCTCGGTGCACTAACAAGCATTCCTTCATTATGCACACCGGCAGTTGACGCATTTCTTAGACGAAAGTATGCACATTTAGGCAACGGAGTACAATCTAAGATTACCTAGCTCGTAATCTAGAGCCAACCTCCTCGTGAGTACTGACCGCAGGAACAAGATCAGAGAGTTCAACCTGAAGTTAGCCCCTGGCTACAAAATGTCCTTTGCTATCAAGACCCCCCATATTGGCTACTCTTGAATGTTGGCTCTGTTCACTTCaatcagccaacagtatttttctcttacaccaaaccagcaccagccaccagctaccagccagccagcaatatttttctctcacaacaaatcagcaccaaccaccagccacagccagccgaacagagtgaaaAGTAGTCCTACGTTCTCCCACGATTAGTACAATTATATGCTGCTAATCTCAAGGCCACTGTGTATATACTCATTCCATACCCAAAATAATTGACGTTTTGGACAAAATTTGAGTCAAACCTtgaaaatataaatcatgaataactttcaagttgttgagtttgaaaatgtaaaaattatatgaatagatttgtcttgaaaaatatttttatgaaaatatacatatatcaatttttgataaatattttttaataaataagaagtcaaagttgTATTTTGGAGACCATATCGCTATTCTAAACGTCAATTATTTTGAGTATGGAGAGAATATAAGTTTTAGCATATTGTCAGTGCTGAAGTAGAAGATGCAGAAGCGGATactcaccgtgttcggctggtgggtAGGCCTCCAGCCCTATAGTAATTCTCTCTCACACCActtcagctccagcctccagccaccagtcaggtaacagtgtttttctctcacaccactccagctccagcctgccgaacgcggtGACTAGCAGGAGCGTGTCGTTTGCCGAGTCGAAGCTCTTCCAGAGGTCATCACCATGTGGATCCATGGCGAGAGGATTCAGCAACATGGGTCTTGTTTCTGTCACCAGAGGCCCTTTGTTTCTGTCGACCCAGTCAATCCAGTAATCCACGAGTCTGTTGAGGAGGAGAGTAGCAGCGCAAGGCTTTGCTTTGCCGTTCACATTTCTGCGGCAAATCTTTGGTTTCAAATCCACTTTCAGGATTTAAAATCGATGCAGGAGGCAACGGTAACCTGCCAAGAGCCCAAGACTCACGAAGCAGGTGCAGAAAAGTTTTCCGTGCGTTCGTTTCGGCCCCCCTGCTCGAATGTTTTAACGCCAACAAAAGTGTCATTTCCAGTGGCACCGCGTCCTCACGCGCTCgctgtggcggcggaggctATTTATCGCGCGCTATTGGAAGTCATCGCAGAAGGGAGGCGCAGCTCGCTGGTAGGTGGGCTCGTGCGCACTGTGGTTCCTCAATCTCGAGCCAGCGATGGTGGTTGGTGCCGGGGTTAGGGGAGGGATGGTCGGGGTCCGAGGGGTGGTTGATGGGCGGAGCATAGAGCTGGGActtgggccgtgccgtgccggcccggcccggccctctCGTGCCTTGTGCCATATCGGCTCTAGATTTATAGACACGATTGGCACATTGTGTTGTGCCGTGCTGGCACGACAAGTCTATTATCAAGCCTAAGTACGGCCCATGGCACGCCGGCATGccttcgtgccgtgccggcccaagCACAGTCCTCCGGATACTTGCAATAGAATTTATATGCATCgatacaaaaaaaattgatattgCAATTAGAAAGCATATAAACCATCAATGACATGAAAATTATATGATTTTCTTAAATGAATCATATTTTC comes from Panicum virgatum strain AP13 chromosome 4K, P.virgatum_v5, whole genome shotgun sequence and encodes:
- the LOC120701805 gene encoding uncharacterized protein LOC120701805; the encoded protein is MASLDPTDLIDSLLAMRKAVRVLCTYWRCLFPVFIGAYLFHLAQTTLLLKLASPRINLDSIPFYVYEIKDNSTAPTADGLVAMAVKTSGMEISPLWKLHFVGYLLWMLSMTVIALSFANAYREAVDRRPRTRDQEQRQGIAISTWRKCKSLAFALVIWDAVGAILGEILDEQGGGRDAIHYLDYVQREPGRLQAGGRGPEEPEEERARAEEATSSPGQAHMAIGVHAEDAKSSLGRARKAMGGTEGPRPKRLRRPNSKYFGPDWTK